In the Theobroma cacao cultivar B97-61/B2 chromosome 1, Criollo_cocoa_genome_V2, whole genome shotgun sequence genome, one interval contains:
- the LOC18610785 gene encoding uncharacterized protein LOC18610785 isoform X2, translating to MAAEDDLDLSTLQSKLSETHEMWKQEMEKRQGQVDVLQAKIMEVKACIQGSEKESKKELDVLWRRVKTTATLLTYLKSKARVMAVPDLAHKSCGIKLLEGVGLVDKEGTPLSGWSRNVDLSSFDCPDEETWIGISRQQGSLDEQDGAYIGELIKSVQMVTDVMEVLVKRVIMAESETAIEKEKVTLGQEEIQKKAFQIENMSLKLEEMERFALGTNSILNEMRQRVEDLVEETSRQRLRAAENEHELSRVKQDFESLKSYVSSLISVRETLLSSEKQFQTIERLFERLVAKTTQLEGEKMQKEAEVQKLMEENVRLTALLDKKEAQLLAMNEQCKVMALSASNI from the exons ATGGCAGCTGAGGATGATCTTGACTTGTCAACACTGCAGTCTAAGCTAAGTGAAACTCATGAAATGTGGAAGCAGGAGATGGAAAAACGCCAAGGCCAAGTAGATGTGCTACAAGCCAAAATTATGGAGGTAAAGGCTTGCATACAGGGGTCAGAGAAGGAATCAAAGAAGGAGTTAGATGTTCTTTGGCGAAGGGTAAAAACTACTGCGACATTATTGACCTACTTGAAATCAAAAGCAAGAGTAATGGCTGTTCCTGATTTAGCCCATAAATCATGCGGCATCAAACTATTAGAAGGAGTGGGGCTTGTGGATAAAGAAGGTACACCATTGTCTGGTTGGTCAAGGAATGTTGATCTTTCTTCATTTGATTGTCCTGATGAAGAAACATGGATTGGAATTAGTAGACAACAAGGTTCTTTGGATGAACAAGATGGAGCCTATATTGGCGAATTAATCAAGTCTGTGCAAATGGTCACGGATGTAATGGAAGTTCTTGTTAAAAGGGTCATCATGGCTGAATCTGAAACTGCtattgagaaagaaaaggtaaCTTTAGGTCAGgaagaaattcaaaagaagGCATTCCAAATTGAGAATATGTCTTTAAAGTTAGAAGAGATGGAAAGGTTTGCTCTGGGTACAAACAGCATTCTTAATGAAATGAGGCAGAGGGTTGAGGACTTGGTTGAAGAAACTTCTAGACAGAGGCTACGAGCTGCTGAGAATGAACACGAGCTTTCTCGTGTGAAGCAGGATTTTGAGTCCCTGAAATCTTATGTTAGCAGTCTCATTAGTGTAAGAGAAACTCTTCTTTCATCAGAGAAGCAATTTCAAACCATTGAGAGGCTCTTTGAACG GCTAGTTGCGAAGACAACACAGCTTGAGGGTGAGAAAATGCAGAAAGAAGCTGAAGTTCAAAAGCTTATGGAAGAGAACGTGAGGTTGACTGCCCTTCTTGACAAGAAAGAAGCTCAGCTTTTGGCCATGAATGAACAATGCAAAGTAATGGCCCTAAGTGCTTCAAATATATGA
- the LOC18610783 gene encoding AAA-ATPase At3g50940, producing MASTLSVLATFTIIRSTFNDFIPKEIREYLWSFIRRFSSEFALVIEESHDGSSNHLFKAAMAYLGSHVLSASSAADSPKRLTVGKNENVRMFTFGLDRHSEIVDFFHGVPMKWKYGSDVNTNNNQLTSESRWYELSFQKKHAAMVKSKYLPHVVAMARKLKNQNRMVKFHSIRRERWCSSAVNLEHPMIFNTLAMDGDLKKDVIEDLDSFINGKEYYKKIGKVWKRGYLLYGPPGTGKSSLIAAMANHLNFDIYNLNLSAVNSDSSLEYLLLHVSNRSILVIEDIDCTVKLQNREAGDETASYQHVQVTLSGLLNAIDGLLSCCGDERIIVFTTNYKDRIDPALLRAGRMDKHICLSYCTVSTFKQLAANYLGISNHDLFCHIEKIIEGIKVSPAEVAGQLMKSRDPKTCLNGLIQFLESKASEATSERTKPEGEGSSNPKQEKGCKSKAATKTDMTNGDSPNHNAITFLAVGSNPTTAGEYTVKAELAPILRAVLLKYGDIVANSLLNSMQCRSSLLEIACGIIQKLQAVKLEDVTELELQSMLTSVSDLESLKLQISWLHKRLDEIVEALQLVKQSSTLKEDMSKNLQEIVELEKELESCDIQKPEQQKKSLQIQEMKAVTEKLSETISSTESKLSYFQQRSLVDGLL from the exons ATGGCATCAACGCTGTCAGTGTTGGCTACTTTCACCATTATCCGCAGCACATTCAATGACTTCATCCCGAAGGAAATAAGAGAGTACTTGTGGAGTTTCATTCGCCGTTTCTCATCGGAGTTCGCCTTGGTTATCGAAGAGTCACACGATGGGTCAAGCAACCATCTTTTCAAGGCCGCCATGGCATACCTTGGTAGCCATGTGCTGTCTGCTTCATCTGCTGCTGATTCTCCCAAACGGCTCACTGTAGGGAAGAATGAGAATGTGAGGATGTTCACTTTTGGCCTTGATAGACACTCGGAGATTGTGGATTTCTTCCATGGTGTTCCCATGAAATGGAAGTACGGTTCCGATGTTAACACGAATAATAATCAACTGACATCTGAATCGAGGTGGTATGAGCTCAGTTTTCAGAAGAAGCACGCTGCGATGGTGAAGAGCAAGTATCTCCCTCATGTGGTTGCAATGGCGAGAAAGCTGAAGAACCAGAACCGGATGGTGAAATTTCATAGCATCAGGCGTGAGAGGTGGTGCTCGAGTGCTGTCAATCTAGAGCATCCCATGATATTCAATACTCTGGCCATGGATGGAGATCTCAAGAAAGATGTCATCGAGGACCTTGACAGCTTTATCAATGGCAAGGAGTACTACAAGAAAATTGGAAAAGTGTGGAAGCGTGGTTACTTGCTTTATGGTCCTCCAGGAACTGGAAAATCAAGTTTGATTGCAGCCATGGCAAATCATCTGAACTTTGATATTTACAACCTGAATTTATCTGCAGTGAACTCGGATTCCTCCCTCGAGTATTTGTTGCTTCATGTGTCAAATCGTTCCATCCTTGTCATTGAAGATATTGACTGTACAGTCAAACTACAGAACCGGGAAGCAGGAGATGAAACAGCGAGTTACCAACATGTTCAG GTGACCCTTTCGGGACTTTTGAATGCCATTGACGGCCTATTGTCATGCTGCGGAGATGAGAGGATTATTGTTTTCACCACCAACTACAAGGACAGAATTGATCCAGCTTTGTTGCGAGCAGGTCGCATGGACAAGCACATATGCTTGTCCTATTGCACAGTCTCCACCTTCAAGCAACTCGCAGCCAACTACCTTGGCATTTCTAATCATGATCTCTTTTGTCATATTGAAAAGATTATAGAAGGGATTAAAGTTTCTCCAGCTGAAGTTGCTGGTCAACTGATGAAGTCCAGAGATCCCAAAACTTGTCTGAATGGCCTAATTCAGTTTCTAGAGAGCAAG GCATCAGAGGCAACTTCGGAAAGAACAAAGCCGGAGGGAGAAGGCAGCAGCAATCCCAAGCAGGAGAAAGGATGTAAAAGCAAGGCCGCCACTAAAACTGATATGACAAACGGTGACTCTCCAAATCATAACGCAATTACATTTCTAGCAGTTGGTTCCAATCCAACGACAGCGGGTGAGTATACAGTAAAGGCAGAACTAGCACCTATCCTTCGAGCtgttcttttaaaatatggaGACATCGTTGCCAACAGCCTATTGAATTCAATGCAATGCCGTTCATCTCTCCTGGAGATTGCCTGTGGCATTATCCAAAAACTACAAGCAGTGAAATTGGAAGATGTGACTGAACTTGAGCTTCAGTCCATGCTTACAAGTGTTTCTGATTTGGAATCCTTGAAGTTGCAAATTAGTTGGCTCCATAAGAGACTAGATGAAATTGTGGAGGCACTGCAACTAGTCAAGCAGTCTTCCACCCTCAAGGAAGACATGAGCAAAAATCTTCAAGAAATTGTGGAATTGGAGAAAGAGCTGGAAAGTTGCGACATACAAAAACCAGAGCAACAAAAGAAATCCCTCCAAATTCAGGAAATGAAGGCTGTGACCGAAAAGCTTTCCGAAACAATCTCAAGCACTGAGTCAAAACTGAGTTATTTCCAGCAGAGGTCTTTGGTGGATGGGCTGCTCTGA
- the LOC18610786 gene encoding transcription initiation factor TFIID subunit 14b isoform X2 codes for MAGLLQSHSASSNSAKPLMIATKRSQSHKWTVYVRGATNEDLGVVVKHVVFQLHPSFNNPTRLVESPPFELSECGWGEFEIGISLFFHSDVCDKQLDLYHHLKLYPEDESGPQSTKKPVVVESYNEIVFPDPSECFFSRVQNHPAVLVPRLPAGFSLPAPVPFENMNERGRGDTKDHPLSQWFMNFSEADELLKLAAARQQVQAHIVKLRRQLSVIDGMPQPLKPASSYECT; via the exons ATGGCGGGTCTGCTTCAAAGCCACAGCGCATCATCAAACTCGGCAAAACCCCTGATGATAGCGACAAAAAG GTCGCAGTCCCATAAGTGGACTGTTTATGTGCGTGGGGCAACAAATGAAGATCTCGGAGTGGTGGTAAAGCATGTTGTGTTTCAACTGCATCCCAGTTTCAATAACCCTACAAGACTTGTTGAATCACCACCTTTCGAGTTATCAGAGTGCGGTTGgggtgaatttgaaattggAATTAGCCTTTTCTTCCACAGTGACGTTTGTGACAAGCAGCTGGATTT GTACCACCATCTGAAATTGTATCCTGAAGATGAATCTGGCCCGCAGTCGACCAAAAAACCTGTTGTTGTGGAATCATACAATGAGATTGTTTTTCCAGATCCTTCTGAGTGCTTCTTTTCTCGTGTGCAAAATCATCCAGCTGTTCTTGTGCCGCGGCTGCCTGCTGGGTTTAGCTTGCCTGCTCCAG TACcatttgaaaatatgaatgaaaGGGGAAGGGGCGATACCAAAGATCACCCACTCAGTCAGTGGTTCATGAATTTCTCAGAGGCAGATGAACTTTTGAAACTTGCAGCAGCTCGTCAGCAG GTACAAGCCCATATTGTTAAGCTGAGACGACAGTTGAGTGTGATTGATGGGATGCCTCAACCATTGAAACCGGCCTCCTCTTATGAATGTACATGA
- the LOC18610787 gene encoding auxin-induced protein 15A, with protein sequence MAIKKSNKLPQTAAIKQILKRCSSFGKKQGYDESSLPDDVPKGHFVVYVGENRSRYIIPISWLAHPEFQSLLQRAEEEFGFNHDMGLTIPCEEVVFRSLTAMIR encoded by the coding sequence ATGGCTATCAAGAAATCAAACAAACTACCACAAACAGCAGCTATCAAACAGATTCTGAAAAGGTGCTCAAGTTTTGGCAAGAAACAGGGTTATGATGAAAGCAGCCTTCCTGATGATGTACCCAAAGGCCATTTTGTTGTGTACGTTGGAGAGAACAGAAGCAGATACATAATCCCAATATCATGGTTGGCTCACCCTGAGTTTCAGAGCTTGCTTCAAAGAGCTGAAGAGGAGTTTGGCTTTAACCACGACATGGGCCTTACGATTCCTTGTGAAGAAGTCGTTTTTCGCTCTCTAACAGCCATGATCAGATGA
- the LOC18610785 gene encoding uncharacterized protein LOC18610785 isoform X1, with protein MGKGMAAEDDLDLSTLQSKLSETHEMWKQEMEKRQGQVDVLQAKIMEVKACIQGSEKESKKELDVLWRRVKTTATLLTYLKSKARVMAVPDLAHKSCGIKLLEGVGLVDKEGTPLSGWSRNVDLSSFDCPDEETWIGISRQQGSLDEQDGAYIGELIKSVQMVTDVMEVLVKRVIMAESETAIEKEKVTLGQEEIQKKAFQIENMSLKLEEMERFALGTNSILNEMRQRVEDLVEETSRQRLRAAENEHELSRVKQDFESLKSYVSSLISVRETLLSSEKQFQTIERLFERLVAKTTQLEGEKMQKEAEVQKLMEENVRLTALLDKKEAQLLAMNEQCKVMALSASNI; from the exons ATGG GAAAGGGCATGGCAGCTGAGGATGATCTTGACTTGTCAACACTGCAGTCTAAGCTAAGTGAAACTCATGAAATGTGGAAGCAGGAGATGGAAAAACGCCAAGGCCAAGTAGATGTGCTACAAGCCAAAATTATGGAGGTAAAGGCTTGCATACAGGGGTCAGAGAAGGAATCAAAGAAGGAGTTAGATGTTCTTTGGCGAAGGGTAAAAACTACTGCGACATTATTGACCTACTTGAAATCAAAAGCAAGAGTAATGGCTGTTCCTGATTTAGCCCATAAATCATGCGGCATCAAACTATTAGAAGGAGTGGGGCTTGTGGATAAAGAAGGTACACCATTGTCTGGTTGGTCAAGGAATGTTGATCTTTCTTCATTTGATTGTCCTGATGAAGAAACATGGATTGGAATTAGTAGACAACAAGGTTCTTTGGATGAACAAGATGGAGCCTATATTGGCGAATTAATCAAGTCTGTGCAAATGGTCACGGATGTAATGGAAGTTCTTGTTAAAAGGGTCATCATGGCTGAATCTGAAACTGCtattgagaaagaaaaggtaaCTTTAGGTCAGgaagaaattcaaaagaagGCATTCCAAATTGAGAATATGTCTTTAAAGTTAGAAGAGATGGAAAGGTTTGCTCTGGGTACAAACAGCATTCTTAATGAAATGAGGCAGAGGGTTGAGGACTTGGTTGAAGAAACTTCTAGACAGAGGCTACGAGCTGCTGAGAATGAACACGAGCTTTCTCGTGTGAAGCAGGATTTTGAGTCCCTGAAATCTTATGTTAGCAGTCTCATTAGTGTAAGAGAAACTCTTCTTTCATCAGAGAAGCAATTTCAAACCATTGAGAGGCTCTTTGAACG GCTAGTTGCGAAGACAACACAGCTTGAGGGTGAGAAAATGCAGAAAGAAGCTGAAGTTCAAAAGCTTATGGAAGAGAACGTGAGGTTGACTGCCCTTCTTGACAAGAAAGAAGCTCAGCTTTTGGCCATGAATGAACAATGCAAAGTAATGGCCCTAAGTGCTTCAAATATATGA
- the LOC18610784 gene encoding endoglucanase 2 produces MGGKEAEASKPRGLFWWLLVLIIGALVVTTAVLTILRDFHYFKKNRPPSHPISKKYADALEIALQFFDIQKSGKLVDNRISWRGDSGLQDGSEGNLDLSKGMYDAGDTMKFGFPMAFTATVLSWAILEYGDQMNAVKQLGYAQNSLRWITDYLINVHPSENVLYIQVGDPEVDHKCWERPETMSERRPLIQVNTSFPGTEVAAETAAAMASASLVFKKIDSDYSNSLLTHARQLFTFADTFRGSYSISFPQVQKFYNSTRYGDELLWAASWLYHATQEESYLRYVTELNGKNFANWESPTWFSWDDKLAGTQVLLSRINFFGVKEMSTVENLCLQMYRKTAEAIMCGLLPDSPTATSRRTDGGLIWITEWNSLQHPMASAFLAIIYSDYMLTSQTETLYCSGNSYKPEDLRKFAMSQADYVLGTNPMKISYLVGYGSSYPQYVHHRGASIPVDADTGCKDGFRWLNSDDPNPNIAFGALVGGPSLNDSYLDSRNNVKQGEPSTYNTALIVGLLSGLLTASSVAKSYP; encoded by the exons ATGGGAGGGAAGGAGGCCGAGGCTTCGAAACCCAGGGGCTTGTTTTGGTGGTTGCTAGTTTTAATAATTGGAGCTCTTGTAGTAACAACAGCTGTACTAACCATTTTAAGGGACTTCCATTACTTCAAGAAAAACCGACCTCCAAGTCACCCCATCAGCAAGAAATATGCTGATGCTCTTGAAATAGCTCTTCAATTCTTTGACATACAAAAAT CTGGCAAGTTAGTGGATAACAGGATTTCTTGGAGAGGGGACTCAGGGCTGCAAGATGGTAGCGAAGGGAATTTGGATTTATCAAAAGGAATGTATGATGCTGGGGATACAATGAAATTTGGGTTTCCAATGGCATTCACTGCTACAGTGTTGTCATGGGCGATTCTTGAGTATGGTGATCAGATGAATGCTGTGAAGCAACTGGGGTATGCGCAGAACTCGCTTAGGTGGATCACAGATTACCTTATCAATGTGCACCCTTCTGAGAATGTGCTCTATATCCAG GTGGGAGATCCGGAAGTAGACCACAAATGTTGGGAAAGACCTGAAACCATGTCAGAGAGAAGGCCTCTAATACAGGTTAACACATCTTTCCCTGGAACTGAAGTTGCGGCGGAAACAGCTGCAGCTATGGCATCAGCATCCCtggtttttaagaaaatagactCTGATTACTCGAATTCACTCCTTACCCATGCTCGGCAACTGTTCACCTTTGCTGATACTTTCAGAGGTTCTTACAGCATCAGTTTTCCTCAAGTTCAGAAATTCTACAACTCCACAAGATATGGAGATGAACTGCTGTGGGCTGCTTCGTGGCTCTATCATGCTACACAGGAGGAATCATACTTAAGATATGTAACTGAGCTAAATGGGAAAAATTTTGCTAATTGGGAGAGTCCAACTTGGTTCAGCTGGGATGACAAGCTTGCTGGAACTCAG GTCCTTCTGTCCAGGATAAACTTCTTTGGTGTCAAAGAAATGTCAACTGTTGAGAACCTATGTCTTCAGATGTACAGGAAAACAGCTGAGGCCATCATGTGTGGTCTTCTACCAGATTCACCAACAGCCACATCGAGAAGAACAGATG GTGGCCTGATATGGATCACAGAATGGAACTCACTGCAGCATCCTATGGCTTCTGCATTCCTAGCTATAATTTATAGTGATTACATGCTCACTTCACAGACTGAAACATTATACTGCAGTGGGAATTCCTACAAGCCGGAAGACCTTCGCAAGTTTGCTATGTCTCAG GCAGATTATGTGTTGGGAACAAATCCAATGAAGATAAGCTATCTAGTAGGTTATGGGAGTAGCTACCCCCAATATGTACACCACCGGGGAGCTTCAATCCCAGTGGATGCTGACACCGGCTGCAAAGACGGATTCAGGTGGCTGAATTCAGACGATCCCAATCCAAACATAGCTTTTGGAGCACTTGTTGGCGGTCCCTCCCTGAATGATTCTTACTTGGATTCTCGAAACAATGTGAAACAGGGTGAACCAAGCACATACAACACTGCCCTCATCGTTGGCCTTCTCTCTGGCCTGCTCACTGCTTCATCTGTGGCTAAATCTTACCCATAG
- the LOC18610782 gene encoding AAA-ATPase At3g50940 — MNSLWAFLASLALIRSILYNYLPEKLRLYISSRFEEWTSRFTTDVTMVFRDNQSSNMNQLFQAANLYLGEILPTISIPRVMVEKTENVRNLSFTMEKNSEMVDVFENVPMKWKYFSEYSQGMSKHEIRWYELSFHKEHKDMVTRSYLPHILERANKIKERNRVVKLHTAAHDFWTPKPVIIQHPMTFETLAMNGDLKKIIVEDLDRFMDSKEYYQQIGKVWKRGYLLHGPPGTGKSSLIAAMANHLNFDIYNLNLSAVSSDLVLQNLLLSMANRSLLAIEDIDCSVKLQNRESKIEQPIKYQQHNKVTLSGLLNFFDGIFSCCGEGKILVATTNYKERIDPALLRAGRMDMHIYLTYCTFSAFKQLALKYLKISDHSLFHHIEKLLPEVKVSPAAVAGELMKTRDPKASLEGLIKHLENKLLADGNSEVSPGHPSSHPSNCLVEESSISLPLASNETNMDNAKSPGPNPDVSADEQKATKESNLTENGPPEEDSNNSDKKDLLQGQSSGNNILEIIEDMEKELLSNKEAIIALLNKSTLTLNRLSKIKSNI, encoded by the exons ATGAACTCGTTGTGGGCGTTTTTAGCTTCCCTTGCCCTGATTCGCAGCATTCTCTACAACTACCTGCCAGAAAAACTGCGCTTATACATCTCTTCACGCTTTGAGGAGTGGACTAGCCGTTTCACTACAGATGTGACCATGGTGTTCCGCGATAATCAAAGCTCAAACATGAACCAACTTTTTCAGGCTGCAAATCTTTACCTTGGAGAAATACTTCCCACCATTTCAATCCCTCGGGTAATGGTAGAAAAGACTGAGAACGTCAGGAATCTTAGCTTTACCATGGAGAAGAACTCTGAAATGGTTGatgtctttgaaaatgtaccAATGAAGTGGAAGTACTTCTCTGAATATAGCCAAGGAATGTCCAAGCACGAGATCAGATGGTACGAGCTGTCATTTCACAAAGAGCACAAGGATATGGTTACCAGGTCTTATTTGCCACACATCCTGGAAAGAGCCAACAAGATCAAAGAGAGAAACCGGGTGGTGAAGCTCCACACGGCTGCTCATGATTTTTGGACTCCAAAACCTGTAATAATTCAGCATCCCATGACGTTTGAGACCTTAGCTATGAATGGTGATCTCAAGAAGATAATTGTGGAGGATCTTGACAGGTTCATGGACAGTAAGGAATACTACCAACAGATTGGCAAAGTGTGGAAAAGAGGGTACTTGCTTCATGGGCCTCCAGGCACTGGAAAGTCTAGCTTGATTGCTGCTATGGCTAATCATCTAAACTTTGATATCTATAATTTGAATCTCTCAGCTGTATCCTCAGACTTGGTTTTACAGAATTTGTTGCTTAGCATGGCCAATCGTTCCCTCCTTGCGATAGAAGATATAGACTGCTCCGTTAAGCTGCAGAATCGAGAATCCAAGATAGAGCAACCTATAAAATATCAGCAGCATAACAAG GTGACACTTTCTGGACTCCTGAACTTCTTTGATGGTATTTTCTCCTGCTGTGGGGAGGGAAAGATTTTGGTTGCTACTACAAATTACAAGGAGCGGATTGACCCTGCATTACTTCGAGCTGGTCGCATGGACATGCACATCTACCTGACCTACTGTACTTTCTCTGCCTTCAAGCAACTGGCTTTGAAGTACTTAAAGATTTCTGATCACAGTCTCTTTCATCACATTGAAAAGCTTCTACCAGAGGTTAAGGTTTCCCCTGCAGCGGTAGCTGGTGAACTGATGAAAACTAGGGATCCTAAGGCTTCTCTCGAGGGCCTGATCAAGCATCTTGAGAATAAG TTGCTTGCAGATGGCAATTCTGAAGTTAGTCCTGGGCATCCTTCATCTCATCCATCAAATTGCCTGGTCGAGGAATCTTCAATTTCACTTCCTTTGGCATCCAATGAAACTAATATGGACAATGCAAAATCTCCAGGTCCCAACCCAGATGTTTCAGCCGATGAACAGAAGGCCACAAAAGAGTCAAATTTAACTGAGAATGGACCTCCAGAAGAGGATAGCAACAACTCTGACAAGAAGGATTTGCTCCAGGGCCAATCTTCCGGAAACAATATCCTAGAAATCATTGAAGACATGGAGAAGGAGCTGTTGAGCAACAAAGAAGCAATAATAGCACTACTAAATAAATCCACTCTGACTCTGAATAGACTGTCCAAGATTAAGTCCAACATATAA
- the LOC18610786 gene encoding transcription initiation factor TFIID subunit 14b isoform X1, which yields MPHTATETPAEDGGSASKPQRIIKLGKTPDDSDKKSANRRLKDIEICVPIVCGTIAFYLGRKASESQSHKWTVYVRGATNEDLGVVVKHVVFQLHPSFNNPTRLVESPPFELSECGWGEFEIGISLFFHSDVCDKQLDLYHHLKLYPEDESGPQSTKKPVVVESYNEIVFPDPSECFFSRVQNHPAVLVPRLPAGFSLPAPVPFENMNERGRGDTKDHPLSQWFMNFSEADELLKLAAARQQVQAHIVKLRRQLSVIDGMPQPLKPASSYECT from the exons ATGCCTCACACAGCTACGGAAACCCCAGCTGAAGATGGCGGGTCTGCTTCAAAGCCACAGCGCATCATCAAACTCGGCAAAACCCCTGATGATAGCGACAAAAAG AGTGCAAACAGGAGACTTAAAGATATTGAAATTTGTGTTCCCATAGTATGTGGAACTATTGCTTTTTATCTTGGTCGAAAGGCTAGTGA GTCGCAGTCCCATAAGTGGACTGTTTATGTGCGTGGGGCAACAAATGAAGATCTCGGAGTGGTGGTAAAGCATGTTGTGTTTCAACTGCATCCCAGTTTCAATAACCCTACAAGACTTGTTGAATCACCACCTTTCGAGTTATCAGAGTGCGGTTGgggtgaatttgaaattggAATTAGCCTTTTCTTCCACAGTGACGTTTGTGACAAGCAGCTGGATTT GTACCACCATCTGAAATTGTATCCTGAAGATGAATCTGGCCCGCAGTCGACCAAAAAACCTGTTGTTGTGGAATCATACAATGAGATTGTTTTTCCAGATCCTTCTGAGTGCTTCTTTTCTCGTGTGCAAAATCATCCAGCTGTTCTTGTGCCGCGGCTGCCTGCTGGGTTTAGCTTGCCTGCTCCAG TACcatttgaaaatatgaatgaaaGGGGAAGGGGCGATACCAAAGATCACCCACTCAGTCAGTGGTTCATGAATTTCTCAGAGGCAGATGAACTTTTGAAACTTGCAGCAGCTCGTCAGCAG GTACAAGCCCATATTGTTAAGCTGAGACGACAGTTGAGTGTGATTGATGGGATGCCTCAACCATTGAAACCGGCCTCCTCTTATGAATGTACATGA